Proteins co-encoded in one Leptodactylus fuscus isolate aLepFus1 chromosome 4, aLepFus1.hap2, whole genome shotgun sequence genomic window:
- the MYBL1 gene encoding myb-related protein A isoform X2, which yields MAGRSRSEDEEDDLHYADHDYEVPVLKTVKKVWNRVKWSKEEDEKLKKLVEQHGTDDWALVACHFMNRSDIQCQHRWQKVLNPELVKGPWTKEEDQRVIELVQKYGPKRWSLIAKHLKGRIGKQCRERWHNHLNPEVKKSSWTLEEDRVIYDAHKRLGNRWAEIAKLLPGRTDNSIKNHWNSTMKRKVEQEGYLQDLTEKEHPSKHHHKVCAALAQLQAHNMYYVPVQSQIPGYQYMSSDDSRIETSQNSYAFVQQPFVDVDDPDKEKRIKELELLLMSAENEVGRKRVPSQTESLSSWSESIVVDDMSNTLNSLEEQTSEFYNIDDTQNVTGQVTSPRNILAVESNAVIPALGAIPEFGEPFDQIEIDQPTWSDVASFEASIEITPAKIHPVKLIAVQQEGSRDYSLNCTLELLDMDSATVENKVAFASPSMSKFSTPPAILRKKKLRFRPSPGMKGHEMFDSSNAVLKSTPVKALPFSPSQFLNISSGNIQEHFNIENPPYTSTPICGQKILTTPLRKQTTPKKEKENIGFRTPTIRRSLLGTPRTPTPFKNALAAQERKYGPLKVVSQPLAYLEEDIREVLKQETGKDIFVKEEDDEPAYKAEKQHVSSVKKVRKSLILDVWDKDLGTQLLAEDTPNLQNEHEIKTENSLSASSVTPPMARSDDWRCSYSPEKHGHNVLSRKKPNTDFKKVKLERLDQSFYEWEAVVFGKTEDQLIMTEQARRYLDAYKPSTSSTSRPLVL from the exons ATGGCTGGACGATCCCGCAG TGAGGACGAAGAGGATGATCTTCATTATGCAGACCATGATTATGAGGTCCCAGTGCTGAAAACTGTAAAGAAAGTCTGGAATAGAGTGAAATGGTCGAAAGAAGAG GATGAAAAATTGAAGAAACTGGTTGAACAGCATGGGACCGATGACTGGGCTCTGGTTGCTTGTCATTTTATG AACCGGTCAGATATTCAGTGTCAGCATCGATGGCAGAAGGTTTTGAATCCTGAGCTTGTGAAGGGACCCTGGACCAAAGAAGAGGATCAAAGG GTGATTGAATTGGTTCAGAAATATGGCCCAAAAAGATGGTCTCTTATTGCAAAGCATTTGAAAGGGAGAATTGGCAAACAGTGCAGAGAGCGATGGCACAATCACCTAAACCCGGAGGTGAAAAAGTCTTCATGGACACTAGAAGAGGACCGTGTAATCTATGACGCTCATAAAAGACTTGGAAACCGATGGGCTGAAATTGCTAAATTACTTCCAGGAAG gaCTGATAATTCTATAAAAAACCATTGGAATTCTACTATGAAACGCAAAGTAGAACAGGAGGGATATTTGCAGGATTTAACTGAGAAGGAGCACCCCTCAAAACACCATCACAAAGTGTGCGCGGCACTTGCTCAGCTGCAGGCACACAACATGTACTATGTGCCAGTCCAGTCTCAA ATTCCAGGTTACCAGTACATGTCTTCTGACGACAGCCGCATCGAAACTTCTCAGAACTCTTATGCTTTCGTTCAG CAGCCCTTTGTTGATGTGGATGACCCTGATAAGGAAAAACGGATAAAGGAACTTGAACTGCTGCTTATGTCAGCTGAGAATGAAGTCGGAAGGAAAAGAGTGCCATCT CAGACTGAGAGCTTGTCGAGTTGGTCTGAAAGTATTGTTGTGGATGACATGTCCAATACACTAAACAGTCTAGAGGAACAGACCAGCGAGTTCTACAATATTGACGACACACAGAATGTGACAGGCCAAGTGACTTCTCCAAGGAATATATTGGCTGTGGAATCCAACGCTGTAATACCTGCACTTGGTGCCATTCCAGAATTCGGTGAACCATTTGATCAAATTGAAATT GACCAACCCACGTGGAGCGATGTTGCAAGTTTTGAGGCTTCCATCGAGATCACTCCTGCCAAAATTCACCCAGTAAAGCTCATTGCAGTTCAGCAAGAAGGTTCGCGGGATTATTCATTAAACTGCACTTTGGAGCTACTGGATATGGATTCTGCAACTGTGGAAAATAAAGTGGCATTTGCTTCACCTAGTATGTCTAAGTTCAGCACGCCTCCAGCTATACTGCGGAAGAAAAAACTACGATTCAGGCCTTCTCCTGGCATGAAAGGACATGAAATGTTTGATTCTAGCAATGCTGTACTTAAAAGTACTCCAGTCAAAGCACTTCCCTTCTCTCCATCACAG tTTCTCAATATTTCCTCTGGGAATATTCAAGAACATTTCAATATTGAAAATCCTCCCTACACCTCCACTCCAATATGTGGACAGAAGATTCTTACAACTCCTCTGAGGAAACAGACAACCCCTAAAAAGGAAAAGGAGAATATAGG ATTTCGTACCCCTACAATAAGGAGGTCATTGTTGGGAACACCCAGAACACCCACCCCTTTTAAAAATGCTCTTGCCGCACAGGAGAGAAAATATGGACCACTGAAAGTAGTG TCACAGCCTCTTGCTTACCTTGAAGAAGATATCCGTGAGGTACTAAAGCAAGAAACCGGTAAAGATATTTTTGTTAAAGAGGAAGATGATGAACCTGCTTATAAGGCAGAAAAACAG CATGTTTCTTCTGTTAAAAAGGTCCGAAAATCATTGATTCTTGATGTTTGGGACAAAGATTTGGGTACCCAGCTTTTAGCTGAAGACACTCCTAACTTGCAG AATGAACATGAAATTAAAACTGAGAATAGTCTTTCTGCATCTTCTGTAACACCACCAATGGCACGAAGTGACGACTGGAGATGCTCATATAGTCCTGAAAAACATGGACATAATGTACTTTCCAGGAAGAAGCCAAACACTGACTTCAAAAAAGTAAAATTGGAAAGACTTGACCAG TCCTTCTATGAATGGGAAGCAGTTGTGTTTGGAAAGACTGAAGACCAGTTGATCATGACGGAACAAGCAAGACGTTACCTTGATGCCTACAAGCCGTCCACCAGTTCTACATCCAGACCTCTAGTTCTATGA
- the MYBL1 gene encoding myb-related protein A isoform X1, producing MAGRSRSEDEEDDLHYADHDYEVPVLKTVKKVWNRVKWSKEEDEKLKKLVEQHGTDDWALVACHFMNRSDIQCQHRWQKVLNPELVKGPWTKEEDQRVIELVQKYGPKRWSLIAKHLKGRIGKQCRERWHNHLNPEVKKSSWTLEEDRVIYDAHKRLGNRWAEIAKLLPGRTDNSIKNHWNSTMKRKVEQEGYLQDLTEKEHPSKHHHKVCAALAQLQAHNMYYVPVQSQIPGYQYMSSDDSRIETSQNSYAFVQQPFVDVDDPDKEKRIKELELLLMSAENEVGRKRVPSTESLSSWSESIVVDDMSNTLNSLEEQTSEFYNIDDTQNVTGQVTSPRNILAVESNAVIPALGAIPEFGEPFDQIEIDQPTWSDVASFEASIEITPAKIHPVKLIAVQQEGSRDYSLNCTLELLDMDSATVENKVAFASPSMSKFSTPPAILRKKKLRFRPSPGMKGHEMFDSSNAVLKSTPVKALPFSPSQFLNISSGNIQEHFNIENPPYTSTPICGQKILTTPLRKQTTPKKEKENIGFRTPTIRRSLLGTPRTPTPFKNALAAQERKYGPLKVVSQPLAYLEEDIREVLKQETGKDIFVKEEDDEPAYKAEKQHVSSVKKVRKSLILDVWDKDLGTQLLAEDTPNLQNEHEIKTENSLSASSVTPPMARSDDWRCSYSPEKHGHNVLSRKKPNTDFKKVKLERLDQSFYEWEAVVFGKTEDQLIMTEQARRYLDAYKPSTSSTSRPLVL from the exons ATGGCTGGACGATCCCGCAG TGAGGACGAAGAGGATGATCTTCATTATGCAGACCATGATTATGAGGTCCCAGTGCTGAAAACTGTAAAGAAAGTCTGGAATAGAGTGAAATGGTCGAAAGAAGAG GATGAAAAATTGAAGAAACTGGTTGAACAGCATGGGACCGATGACTGGGCTCTGGTTGCTTGTCATTTTATG AACCGGTCAGATATTCAGTGTCAGCATCGATGGCAGAAGGTTTTGAATCCTGAGCTTGTGAAGGGACCCTGGACCAAAGAAGAGGATCAAAGG GTGATTGAATTGGTTCAGAAATATGGCCCAAAAAGATGGTCTCTTATTGCAAAGCATTTGAAAGGGAGAATTGGCAAACAGTGCAGAGAGCGATGGCACAATCACCTAAACCCGGAGGTGAAAAAGTCTTCATGGACACTAGAAGAGGACCGTGTAATCTATGACGCTCATAAAAGACTTGGAAACCGATGGGCTGAAATTGCTAAATTACTTCCAGGAAG gaCTGATAATTCTATAAAAAACCATTGGAATTCTACTATGAAACGCAAAGTAGAACAGGAGGGATATTTGCAGGATTTAACTGAGAAGGAGCACCCCTCAAAACACCATCACAAAGTGTGCGCGGCACTTGCTCAGCTGCAGGCACACAACATGTACTATGTGCCAGTCCAGTCTCAA ATTCCAGGTTACCAGTACATGTCTTCTGACGACAGCCGCATCGAAACTTCTCAGAACTCTTATGCTTTCGTTCAG CAGCCCTTTGTTGATGTGGATGACCCTGATAAGGAAAAACGGATAAAGGAACTTGAACTGCTGCTTATGTCAGCTGAGAATGAAGTCGGAAGGAAAAGAGTGCCATCT ACTGAGAGCTTGTCGAGTTGGTCTGAAAGTATTGTTGTGGATGACATGTCCAATACACTAAACAGTCTAGAGGAACAGACCAGCGAGTTCTACAATATTGACGACACACAGAATGTGACAGGCCAAGTGACTTCTCCAAGGAATATATTGGCTGTGGAATCCAACGCTGTAATACCTGCACTTGGTGCCATTCCAGAATTCGGTGAACCATTTGATCAAATTGAAATT GACCAACCCACGTGGAGCGATGTTGCAAGTTTTGAGGCTTCCATCGAGATCACTCCTGCCAAAATTCACCCAGTAAAGCTCATTGCAGTTCAGCAAGAAGGTTCGCGGGATTATTCATTAAACTGCACTTTGGAGCTACTGGATATGGATTCTGCAACTGTGGAAAATAAAGTGGCATTTGCTTCACCTAGTATGTCTAAGTTCAGCACGCCTCCAGCTATACTGCGGAAGAAAAAACTACGATTCAGGCCTTCTCCTGGCATGAAAGGACATGAAATGTTTGATTCTAGCAATGCTGTACTTAAAAGTACTCCAGTCAAAGCACTTCCCTTCTCTCCATCACAG tTTCTCAATATTTCCTCTGGGAATATTCAAGAACATTTCAATATTGAAAATCCTCCCTACACCTCCACTCCAATATGTGGACAGAAGATTCTTACAACTCCTCTGAGGAAACAGACAACCCCTAAAAAGGAAAAGGAGAATATAGG ATTTCGTACCCCTACAATAAGGAGGTCATTGTTGGGAACACCCAGAACACCCACCCCTTTTAAAAATGCTCTTGCCGCACAGGAGAGAAAATATGGACCACTGAAAGTAGTG TCACAGCCTCTTGCTTACCTTGAAGAAGATATCCGTGAGGTACTAAAGCAAGAAACCGGTAAAGATATTTTTGTTAAAGAGGAAGATGATGAACCTGCTTATAAGGCAGAAAAACAG CATGTTTCTTCTGTTAAAAAGGTCCGAAAATCATTGATTCTTGATGTTTGGGACAAAGATTTGGGTACCCAGCTTTTAGCTGAAGACACTCCTAACTTGCAG AATGAACATGAAATTAAAACTGAGAATAGTCTTTCTGCATCTTCTGTAACACCACCAATGGCACGAAGTGACGACTGGAGATGCTCATATAGTCCTGAAAAACATGGACATAATGTACTTTCCAGGAAGAAGCCAAACACTGACTTCAAAAAAGTAAAATTGGAAAGACTTGACCAG TCCTTCTATGAATGGGAAGCAGTTGTGTTTGGAAAGACTGAAGACCAGTTGATCATGACGGAACAAGCAAGACGTTACCTTGATGCCTACAAGCCGTCCACCAGTTCTACATCCAGACCTCTAGTTCTATGA